Below is a window of Yimella sp. cx-51 DNA.
ACTCGCGCCCGCGGAATCGCCGGTCACCGGCTCCTACCCGCCCGGGCAGATCGGCTCGGTGGCTCCGGCAACGCTGCTCAACCAGTGGGGCGGCCAGATGTTCAACGCGTTCGTCTTCGCGATCAGCGAGACACCGAACGCGACCGACGCGTCGGTCAAGCGCATCCCGCCGCCGCCGCCGAATCCGACGGCCGGCTTCAAGTTCGTCAACCTCATGTACGCCTTCCAGTGGTGGATCTTCGCGATCTTCGCCTGCTACGTCTTCTGGCGGATGCTGCGCGACGACGTGTACGGCCCACCTGAGCGCGCTCCGAGGGCGGCAGTCGACAATGGACCAGAGCCCTCCACCACGAACGATTCGAAGGAAACGCATGTCTGAGCAGGTCCCAGTTGTCATCGACGATCCGCAGCGGGTGCGTAGCGCGCTGAAGTTCTTCCGGATCACGGCGATCATCGCCGGCCTCGCGCTGGTCGTGCTGGTGGTCGAGATGGTGCTGAAGTACGGCATGAACAACGACGTTCTGTCGTGGTGGTCGCCGGTGCACGGACTGCTCTTCATGGGCTTCGCTGCAGCCACCTACAACCTGGGTACGAAGATGCGTTGGCCGATGGGCCGGATGGTGGGTTACCTGCTGACCGCCTTCGTGCCGTTCTTGTCGTTCTGGCTCGAGCACAAGGTCACTCGCGAGGTGGAGGCTCAGCTCGCTGCGGAGGCTCGATAGACTCCCGCGGTGACCGCTCCACTGCAGGAACACCCCGTCCTCGTCGTCGATT
It encodes the following:
- a CDS encoding DUF3817 domain-containing protein; translation: MSEQVPVVIDDPQRVRSALKFFRITAIIAGLALVVLVVEMVLKYGMNNDVLSWWSPVHGLLFMGFAAATYNLGTKMRWPMGRMVGYLLTAFVPFLSFWLEHKVTREVEAQLAAEAR